The segment CTCGCCGAACGTGGACCGAACGCGCTCGGTCCCGTATCGCCGCCGAAGTCGGTGTGTCGATCCTGTGAACGAGATCACGTGTGTACATTCCTACCAGTCGGAAGGCGACGGATGCGTGCGGTTAGGGGGAGAAGAGGTCCCCTCGTCTAGGTGGTTTGTAGCCGCTCAACGCAGCGCTGGAGTTTATACCTGTCTCGCCGTCTGTCCACTCGACCATGAGCGCAGATCCGACTGACGGTGGCTCTACGGGCCCGTTACAGGGGGCCGCCACCGGTATACGCGACGACCTCACACGGCTGGATAGCGCGTTCGAATCGTGGCTCTCGCGCCACGGCGTCCCGGTCCTCAGATACGCCCTCGCGGCCGTGTTCTTCTGGTTCGGGATCGTCAAGCCGCTCGGCATCAGCCCGGCGAACCCCGTCGTCTACCACGGCGTCTTCTTCCTCCCGTTCGACCTCTTCTTCCCCATCCTGGGCTGGTGGGAGGCGCTCGTCGGCGTCGGACTGCTGTTCGACCGCACGGTCCGCTACGCGGTCTACCTGATGGTGTTCCAGATGCTCGGGACGATGATCCCCCTGTTCACCACGCCCTGGATGACGTTCGTCGACTGGCCGTTCGTCCCCTCCGAGGTGGGCGCCTACATCATCAAGAACTGGGTGCTCCTGAGCGGCGGACTCGTCGTGCTGAGCATAGTCGACCTAGAGGAGGAGCGATGAGCCGTGCGCGTCCACGGCGGCTCGAGTCCTCGCTCGCGTCGGCACGCGAGGTCGAGCAGTGGTTCCTCTCGTTCGTCCAGGACCACAGCCTCGCCTTCCTCCGGTACTCGATGGTGATCGTCTTCGTCTGGTTCGGGCTGTTGACCGCGGCGGGCGTCAGCGAGACGGCGGGGCTGGTCGCCACGGCGTTCGGATCCGTCCCGTCCGACCTCTTCCTCATCGGGCTGGGCGGCTGGGAGGTCGCGATCGGGCTGGCGCTGCTGTGGCGGCGAACGGTGCGGCTCGCGGTCGCGCTGCTGATGATACACGCGAGCGTGATGATGCTGCCGCTGGCGCTGTTCCCACACGAGACGTTCACCCACTTCCCGTACGCCCCGTCGTTCGAGGGGGTGTACATCATCAAGGACTGGGTAGTGCTCGGGAGCGCGATGGTCGTCGGCGGGCGCCTCGACGAGACGACGGACTGAGCACACACGATCATGACCGACCCAGAGAGCACAGCTCGCGGCGATCGACTTCGTGAGCGCATCCACGACTGGAACCGGCCTACCGACGCCGCCGATACCGACATCGAACGGCAGATCGACGAGACCGGCCGTATCACCTACCGGTGCGTCGACGCGAGTAACGACTCCGGGGACCGTCGTTCGACGGACGTCCCCCGTCCCGCGGTGTCCGACGAGGAGCTGGATGCGTGGCGGAGCGGGACGACCGGGCTGTCGCCCGAGGACGCCGACCGGCTGTGGCAGTGGTACAACGACGTCTACGAGACGGCCCTCGTCAACGGCAACCGAACGCGTGGCGTTCGGGCGTTCTTCGAGCGAAGCGCGCTGTTCCCCTGGCGGACAGCGACGCGTGGAAGACACCGATACGACAGCGCGAGATCCACGCTGCCCTCCGAGTGGGCGGAGTGGGTGATCGACGTCACCGTCACCCAATCCGACGTGAACCGGGACGACCTGCTGGTCGAACGGCAGGGGCCGGCGGACGTCCCCCGTCCCACGACTCGGTGACGGTCCGATCGAGCCGTCGAACGCCGGTCCGTCGCGCTCAGCACGATCGACGCGGTTCCACATGACCGACGATCGTCATCGGCGCTCGATCGGTCCGTAGCGATACAAGTATTTCCTGATAGTTGACTAATTATAAGTGGTTGACGTGTGTTTCGGGGAACGCCGACGGGGATCGGCGTCCGTACGTACCGAGCAGGGCCGTACCGGAGAGACGTCTCCGTCGGAACAACCCATGACCAACGAGAACCACGATCCATCGACGACCGAGCACGAATCGAAGCGAAAGACACCTGAGACCTCCTCGCGCGGCGCGGGCGGCCTCCTGCCGTCCCGCCGGCGCATGTTACAGGCGATCGGTGGCGTCGGCGCGTCGCTCGCGATGACCGGGCACGCCGCGAGCGCGGGCTGTGACGACGATCACGACCATCACGACGATCACGACGATGCTCATACGGGCGACCGAAAGGACGGACGCGACGAGTCGGCCGTCACTAGCGAAGCGTACAGTCGTTTCTCGGATCAGGTCACCGACGGAACGTACACCGTCATCGACGAGATAAACATCACGACGGAGGAGGGCGGGTTCGCGTCGATCCACATCGCCCGTCCGGAGGAGGGCGTCGCGGACGTCGGCTTCATCAACCCGGAGAACGGGGAACCACAGAACGCGGCCGCGACGATCATCGGCTATTCGGAGTGGCTCGAACCGGGCCTCCACGAGAACGTCGAGGTTCCGCTGTTCCAGGACGAGGAGCTCGATGCCGTCTCCGAACTGGACCGACTGGAGGAGCCCACCGTACTGGTCTCGCTCGCCCACATCGACAGCAACGAGAACCAGGAGTGGGACTTCTTCGACGAGAGCGACGAGGATCCCGCGTACAACGGCGCGGCCGAGAACACCGAGAACCAGTTCGCGCCGCCGTCCGCCCGCCCGACCGACATCGCGGCGGTCGTCCCGCTCGAGGAGAACGCAGACGAGTTCGAGATCTCGCGCTAGCGGATCTTCGCCTCCAGTTTTCGCACCGCTTTCTTCCCGATCCGTGAGGACTCCCCGTGTCGATGGGTCTCGGAGGGTATCGACCGTCTCCCGGCGATATGGTCCGGTCTCCTCGTCCGATGGTCGGACTCGCTCGTGATCGAACCGATTCTCGTGACGGCGCGCGTATCGGTCGAGCCGGACCGCTCTCGAGGTCTACCTCTCGTTCGGGTTCGAGGAGGTCATCCCCGCGTGGTCGTCCCGCTTCTGAACGTCGTGTGCCTTCTCGCGAATCGCCTCGGAGACGGCCGGTACGTCGAACTCGCTCGGGGTCTCCCCGGCTTCGATCTCCTCGCTCGGGACCGGGAAGGTCCGTAGCTCGTGATGTAGCGCGAGGCCGGCTCTCGCGCCGTCGCCCATCGCGATCGGGGTCTGGTTCTGGCCGTGGGTGAGGTCGCCGACGGCGTACACCCCCTCGACCGAGGTGCGGCCCTCGTCGTCGACCTGGACGGCACCCTCGTCGTCGAGCTCGCAGCCGAGCCCCTTCGCGAGCCGGTTGTTGTACGAGGTGCCGTACTTCGCGAAACCGCCGACGTACTCCCGGATCGTTCCGTCGGCGAACTCGATCGCTCCGATCTCGGGGCGGCCGGCCTCGCTGTCCCGGGGATGGACGGTGACGGCCTCCTCCTCGCGAACCCCGACCGGGTGAGCACGAAGCTGATCGTCGGTTCCCTCGTCCCACTCGGGCTCCGCGCCGTGGAGCAACAGCTCGACGTCGGCGGTGAAGTTGAGCATCATCATCGCCATCTCCGCGGCGCTCTCGGTGTGACCGAACACGTAGACGGGCTCGTCGATCAGCGAGTAGGCGTCACAGTGCAGACAGTAGTGGAGCCCGTGGCCGGTGTACCGCGTCAGCTCCGGGAACGACGGCGGTGCGTCCTTGAATCCGGTCGCGAGCACTACTCGCTCGGCGAGCACGGTCCGATCGTGTGCCTCGACGCGGAACTGCCCTCCGTCACGGGTACGGGCAACGTTCTGGACGGTGTCGGCGTGGCAGTCGGCGCCGTACTCCTCGAGCTGGTCGAGCGCGAGCGCAGTGATCTCCCGGCCGGTCGTCTCCTCGGAGATCCCGATCACGTTGTGGACGTGTTCGACCGTCGTGTACCGGCCGCCCTCGCGGTTGATGAGCGCCGTCTCGTGGCCGAGCCGGGTCGTGTAGAGGGCGGTCGTCAGGCCGCCGGGACCGCCGCCGACGACGACGACCTCGTACTCCGCGGGCATGGAAACACCCACGGACGCCGGACGGTTCAGTCGACGGCTTGCAGGGGTGGGCGTCGATCAGTCGTCGCCCACGGTCGGCTCGGCGCCGATCCCGGCGTCGGCTTCGATTCCGTCGACGTAGCTGATCCCCCAGCCCGTCAGTCCCATGACGAAGAGGATCGCCGGCGAGAGGAAGCCGAGGAAGTAGTAGGGGGCGTACGCCAGCGGCGACACGCCGAGCGTGGCGGTCATGAACGCCCCGCCCGCGTTCCACGGGATCAGCACGCTGGTCGTAGTGCCGGCGGCCTCCACGGCCCGTGAGAGGTTCCGGCTCTCGAGGCCGAACTCCTCGTAGACGCCCTGGAAGGTCATCGACGGGATGACGATACTCATGTACTGCTGACCCGCGAGCCCGTTCATCGCGAAGGCAGACACGCCGGTGGCCACGGTCAACCCCGCGACGCTGTGGATGAACCGTTCCAGTCCGTGGGCGAGTGCGGCGAGCGTCCCCGTCCGTTCGAGCAGGCCGCCCAGCGAGAGCGCGACGACGACGATCGAGACCGTCCACGCCGAGCCCTCGAGGCCGTCGCTCGCGAGCAGTTCGTCGACCAGGTCCGTGCCGGTGGCGGGCGAGGTGCCGGCCTGGGCGATCTCCCAGGCGCTCGTGAAGCCGACGCCCTGGACAGCGAGCATCGTCGCCACGCCCGCGAACACCCCGCCGACCAGCGTCGGCAGGGCGGGGTAGCCGGCGAGCGCGAGCCCGAAGGTGACCGCCAGCGGGAGGAACACGAGGGGGTTGATCTCGTAGTTCGCGAGCAGCGCGGACTGGATGGTCTCGATCCGCTCTACAGGGATCTCACCGGTGATCTGTAGGCCGAGATAGGCGTAGGCGACCAGCGCGATGGCCAGCGCGAGGCCGGTCCCGACCCGCATGGTGTTGACGTGCTCCATCAGGTCGGTGTTCGTCACTGCGGCGGCGAGATTCGTTGTGTCCGACAGCGGCGTGATCTTGTCACCGGTGTACGCGCCCGTCAGCACTGCACCGGCGGTCATCGGCGCGGGGACGCCGAGCCCCCCGCCGATCCCCATCAGGGCGACGCCCAGCGTGGCGGCGGTGGTCCACGACGAGCCGATCGCGAACGCCGAGACCGTGGCGATCAGCGCCGTCGCGGGCAGGAAGACCACGGGCGAGAGCAGCCCCAGCCCGTAGTAGATCAGCCCCGGAATCGTTCCGGCACCGATCCAGGCGGGGATCAGCATGTAGATCACGAACAGGATCAGAAGCGCCTGCATCCCCATCCGCAGGCTGTCGGCGACGCCGTCGAACAGTTCGTCCCAGGTGATCCCGAGCCAGTAGCGCCCAACCAGTCCGGTCAGTACGCAGCCCCACAGCAGCGGCATGTGCGGATCCAGCCCGAGCACAACCGCGCCGACGGTCAGGAACGCGATCATCCCCACGATCGGCACCAGCGCCTGTCCCATCGAGGGCCGTCGCTCCTCCGGGATCTCCTCGTAGGATCTCGTCGCGAATCCGAGTTCAGCCATCACGAGCGTTATGTCCTCAGGGCATATACGTCTGTTCGAAAATGATCGACGGTGATACTGAGGCGTGCGAACGCGCGACCCGGTGGCGTGCCTCGAGGGCCGTATAAACGCCCCGCGACTGCTGCGGTGGACGTTTACGGGCCTGGAGTCCCTACGAACGATCGCTATGAAGGCACTCATCGTCACCACCGACGGGTTCGAGGACAGCGAACTCACCTATCCCTACTACCGGCTGCAGGAGGCGGGTATCGACGTCGCACTCGCCACGCCCGACGGCGAGAGCGTGACGGGCAAGATCGGCGAGGAGATGGACGCCGACCTCGCCATCAGCGAGGCCAGCGAGGACGAGTACGACCTGCTGGTCGTGCCGGGCGGCAACGCCCCCGAGGACCTCCGGCTCGAGGCCGAGGAGGCGATCACGCTGGTCCAGGAGTTCGACGACAGCGGAAAGCCCATCGCGTCGGTCTGTCACGGCGCCCAGCTCCTGATCAGTGCCGACGTCCTGGAGGGTCGCGAGGCCACCGGTTTCTGGGCGATCCAGGTCGACATGAAGAACGCCGGCGCGACGTTCGTCGACGAGGAGTGCGTCGTCGACGACAACCTGATCACCGCGCGCTACCCCGCCGACCTGCCCGCGTGGCTCTCCGGGCTGTTCGAACAGCTCGACGAGGTCGAAGCCCAGCCCGTCGCGGCCGACTAAGTTCGACTACTTCCGACCGACCGCCTCGCGGTACTGCGTTTCGGTGATCGTATAGCGGTAGACGTCGGCGACCTCGCCGCGATACGGCGTCCAGTTTCTCAACACGCCGTCGCGCTGTCCGCCGAAGCGCTCGATGATCCGTTCGATCGACCGCCGTGCGTTCTCGTTGTCGACGTTGTGGGTGAACGCGACGAGCTCGAGGTCCAGCCCGTCGAACGCGAGCTCCAACAGCGCCGCCGTCTGTTCGCCCGCGTACCCCCGACCCCAGAAGGGCTTTCGAAGCCAGGCGCCCGGCCTGGCGGTTCGGCGCCGCCAGTCGAGGTCGAGGATGGCGTTGCCCGCGAACTCGCCGGCGCGCGGCTCGCCCTCGCGGGGCCGGATCGCGTAGGTGGCCCGGTCGTGGTCGTTCCAGCGCCGCTCGATCCGTTCGACGAATTCGTAGGTCTCCTCGATCGTCGCGTGACGGTCCCACGGCATGAACTGTGCGACCCGCTCCGTCTCGTCGGCCGAGAGGACGCGATACAGCTTCTGGAGGTCGACTGTGTCGTGGCCGAAGCGAACGAGCGAGAGCCGCTCGGTCTCGAGGCGCTCGGGAAACATCCTCTCGATCGATGGAGCGGCGGAGTAAGAAAGGAATCGTTCGGGCGAAGGGCTAACCGTCCCGCCCGAGACCGGACGGACGTGACACACCGGATCGTCGTCAGCGACGCGAAGGCGGAGGAGTCGGACCTGGAGATCCACCGCGAAGTGCTCTCGCGGGTCGACGCGGAGGTCGTCGCCAGCGAGCTTCGAACCGAGGAGGAGGTCCGCGAGGCCGCGACCGACGCGACGGCGTTGATCGTCGATACGCGGACGCCCGTCACGGCCGCGGTCCTCGAGGAGAACGACGGGCTGCAGGTCGTCGGCCGCGCGGGGATCGGCGTCGACAACGTCGCGATCGACGCCGCGAAGGAGGCCGGCGTCACGGTCGTCAACGCGCCGACGTACTGTCTCGACGAGGTCGCGACCCACGCGCTCTCGCTGTTGCTCGCCTGCCTGCGGAGCCTCCCGAGCTACGACCGCGAGGTCCGCAAGGGCGGCTGGGACTGGCGCGCCGGCGAACCGGCCGTCCGGCTTCGGGAGGCGACGCTGGGACTCGCCGGCTTCGGACGGATCCCGCGCCGGCTCGCGACCATGGTCCAGGGCTTCGGCTGCGAACTGCTCGTCCACGACCCCTACATCCCGGACGGCGAGATAGCGACCTACAACGCCGAGTCGGTCGAGTTCGACGCGCTGCTCGAACGCTCCGACCTCCTCTCGGTTCACCTCCCGCTCACCGACGACACCGAGGGGACGTTCGACCGGGAGGCGTTCGAGCGGATGCCGGATCACGCGATCCTCGCGAACACCGCCCGCGGCGGCGTGATCGACGAGGCCGACCTCGCGAATGCGCTCGAGGCCGGAGAGATCGAGGCAGCGGGCCTCGACGTATTGTGCGAGGAGCCGCCGGAGGAGTCGCCGCTGCTCGAGCGTGATGACGTGCTGTTCAGCCCGCACGCGGGCTGGTACTCCGAGTCCGCCCGCGAGGACCTCGCTCGCGAGGTCGCGGGCGACGTCGCACGGGTGCTCGCCGGCGAGGAGCCGCGCAACCCGGTGACTGACGACTGGTAGCTACGGGACCGACGTCGTCGAAAAAGGTCGCGGGTCCCGTCGTGGTCCCTATCGGGGGCGGTCAGGGGGCCCGGAACACTCGTATCGTATCCCGGGAAGTGGGCTCGCGGATTAGTTGGACCAACCCCCTGTCGGCGAACACCCGCTTCCAGTGGCGGTGGTACAGCGGGAACTCGCCGTCAACGTAGCTGACGGCGGCGTCCCCCCGGCCACGTTCGGGACTGTTCCCCTCGTTCTCGGCGGTCACGAGCAGGTCACCGGTGACGCGTGCGAGTTCGTCGAACACCCACTCGTCGTCCGGGTGGATGTGTTGGAGGGTCTCCACCGAGTAGACGACGTCGAACGCGCCGTCATCGAACTCCGAGACGAGCTCCTCGACGGCGTCAGCGTGGAACGTCCCCGAATCGGCAAGCCCCGGGTACTGCTCGACCATCACGTCGAACGACTCGTCGTTGATGTCGATCCCGGTGAGGTTCCCGAAGCCCCGTTCGCGGAGGTACGCGAGATGGCGCCCGGAGCCACAGCCCACCTCGAGGATCGCCGCTGCGTCGTCGACGTAGTGTTCAAGCACGTTAGCGAGCGTCTCGCTCACTTCGTTGGGCCCGATCCGGGCGTAGTACGCCGGCGAGAACTTCCCTGAACGCTCGGCCCAGTCCCGGCGAACGTCGTCCGGCTGCATATCCCCTCGAACGTGAGTGAGCAGTATATACTGTGCGGAACCCGCCAGAGATCCGTACTGGAGGACGTCAGAAGGACGATGACGGCAAAAACGCCGAACGAGGGTGCCCCCGTGATCACGCTTCGCGATGGACACCTATCCGACGCGTCTTCGTCTCTGTTCGGGAAGCTATATCGGCCGTACACCCATCCGTCTCGTGATTCGAGAAGGGAGCGAAACGGGCGGGATTCGGTGAAATCTCGACGGCTACTCGGGTCGAGTCGCCGCGATCTCGCGGATCGCCCCGCTGATCACGTCGATGCCGATGGGGATGCTCCGCTCGTCGACGTCGAACGTCGCGGTGTGGTGGCCGCCGGGGTGGTCGGTGCCGATGCCGACGTAGGCGGCGTAGCCGCCGTTCCTCTGGACCTCTCTCATCAGGTAGGTCGCGTCCTCGCTACCGCCGAGCGTGTCTCGGTCGAGGACGCTATCGACGCCCTCGACGCCGCCCGCCACCGCGGAGACGATCTCCGCGAGCTGTGCGTCGCTGCGCGCGCTGGGAGCCCGCCCCCTCGTCTCGATCTCGACCTCGCAGCCGTGCATCTCCGCCGCGCCGTGGAGCACGCGCTCGGCGCGTTCTCGCATGTACTCCATGAGTTCGGTGGTCTCGCCGCGGACCTCCGCCTCGATGTAGGCGGACTCGGGAACGATGTTCGAGGCGGTGCCGCCGCCGACCTGCCCGGCGTTGACGCGGGTCGCGCCGTCCTGGTGACGGGGGATCGCGTAGAGGTTCCCTACGGCCGTGGCCATCGCCTGGACGGCGTTCTCGCCCTCGTTCGGGGCGGCGCCGGCGTGGGCTGGCTCGCCGCTGAACTCGACGTGGAGGTGCGCAACTGCCAGAAAACCGTCGATGCCCGCGACCACCTCGCCGGTGGGGTGGTCGAGCCCGAGATGCAGCGCGAGCAGGTAGTCGACGTCCGCGAGGTGGCTGCTCTTGGCTATCGCCCTCCCGCCGGCGATCATCTCCTCGCCGGGCTGGAAGAACACCTTGAGGGTTCCCTCGAAATCGCTCTCCTTGATCGCCTCGAGTACGCCCAGACCGATCGTCGCGTGGCCGTCGTGGCCGCAGGCGTGCATCGCCCCCTCGTGTTCGGAGCGAAAGCCCTCGGCGACGGGGGCGTGCTCGTCGGCCCTGGACTCCTCTCGCAGCAGGCCGTCGATGTCGACCCGCAGCCCGACGGTCGGCCCCTCACCCTGCCGGAGGACGGCGACGCAGCCGGTGTAGCCGCCGTCGAGTCGGTCGAGGACGTCCTCCTTTGCGCCCGCCTCACGCGCCCGGGCGAACCACTCGACCAGCTCACTGGAGTCGGGGACGGCCATCCGTTCGTCGGGATCGATCGCCTCGCGGCCGACGTAGATGTCGGTGACGCCGATGCGCTCGAGCTCCTCGACGATGCGGCAGGTGGTGTAGAACTCGCGCCACGCGGGCTCGGGGTGGCGATGGAGGTCGCGTCGCAGCTCGATCAGGTGGTCGCCGGTCGTGCTCATACCCGTCCGGAGGAGCGGGGGCCACTTAGGTTGCGTCGTCAGGCCGACCCCATCGGCCGGATCTGTTCGAGTTCGACCTCGATGTGAACGCCATCGGGGAGCGACCGCTGGGCCACCTGGCGGGCGACGTCGTCGTGGCCGACGATCTCGAGCGTCCGGGTGTAGACGGTGTAGCGCCACGACGAGAAGCCGTCGCCCTCGCCGGTCGTCCGTTTGTACTGCGGGACGCCGAGTGTCCGCGGCGGCTTCGGGTGCGGCCCCTTCAGCTCCGCGCCCTTTCGCTCGACGAACGTCGAGATCGACGAGACGACGTCGTCGAGCACCGCTCGATCCCCGCTCTGGAGCGTGAGTTTCGTGACGAAGGTCATGGCTGTCCGTACCGTCGCGCGCCGGAATCAAAAGTCGTCCGACTTACCGCACGTCGTGCTCGCGGTAGAAGCGCTCGACCCGCTCGTCGACACACAGTGGCCCGTGAACCTGCAGCGACTTCACGCCGGGGTAGTTGTTCGCCTCGATGATCTCGAACTCGCCCTCGTTCGTCACCACTAGATCCCACCCGGCATAGGGCAGGTACGGGACCGAGTCCGCCACCTCGAGCAGCCCCTCGAGCACCCGCCCCCAGCCGGGGATCTCGACCCCCTCGATTCTCGCCCCGGTGTCGGGATGGGTCTCGCGCCACGTGAGTTCGCCGTCGAACGGGTAGATCACGGCCTCGCCGATTCGCCCCTGCTCGTCGACGAGCGCGCTGAGCCCGCCCTGCG is part of the Halalkalicoccus sp. CG83 genome and harbors:
- a CDS encoding DoxX-like family protein, with translation MSRARPRRLESSLASAREVEQWFLSFVQDHSLAFLRYSMVIVFVWFGLLTAAGVSETAGLVATAFGSVPSDLFLIGLGGWEVAIGLALLWRRTVRLAVALLMIHASVMMLPLALFPHETFTHFPYAPSFEGVYIIKDWVVLGSAMVVGGRLDETTD
- a CDS encoding DUF7282 domain-containing protein, whose amino-acid sequence is MTNENHDPSTTEHESKRKTPETSSRGAGGLLPSRRRMLQAIGGVGASLAMTGHAASAGCDDDHDHHDDHDDAHTGDRKDGRDESAVTSEAYSRFSDQVTDGTYTVIDEINITTEEGGFASIHIARPEEGVADVGFINPENGEPQNAAATIIGYSEWLEPGLHENVEVPLFQDEELDAVSELDRLEEPTVLVSLAHIDSNENQEWDFFDESDEDPAYNGAAENTENQFAPPSARPTDIAAVVPLEENADEFEISR
- a CDS encoding NAD(P)/FAD-dependent oxidoreductase: MPAEYEVVVVGGGPGGLTTALYTTRLGHETALINREGGRYTTVEHVHNVIGISEETTGREITALALDQLEEYGADCHADTVQNVARTRDGGQFRVEAHDRTVLAERVVLATGFKDAPPSFPELTRYTGHGLHYCLHCDAYSLIDEPVYVFGHTESAAEMAMMMLNFTADVELLLHGAEPEWDEGTDDQLRAHPVGVREEEAVTVHPRDSEAGRPEIGAIEFADGTIREYVGGFAKYGTSYNNRLAKGLGCELDDEGAVQVDDEGRTSVEGVYAVGDLTHGQNQTPIAMGDGARAGLALHHELRTFPVPSEEIEAGETPSEFDVPAVSEAIREKAHDVQKRDDHAGMTSSNPNER
- the arcD gene encoding arginine/ornithine antiporter ArcD, producing MAELGFATRSYEEIPEERRPSMGQALVPIVGMIAFLTVGAVVLGLDPHMPLLWGCVLTGLVGRYWLGITWDELFDGVADSLRMGMQALLILFVIYMLIPAWIGAGTIPGLIYYGLGLLSPVVFLPATALIATVSAFAIGSSWTTAATLGVALMGIGGGLGVPAPMTAGAVLTGAYTGDKITPLSDTTNLAAAVTNTDLMEHVNTMRVGTGLALAIALVAYAYLGLQITGEIPVERIETIQSALLANYEINPLVFLPLAVTFGLALAGYPALPTLVGGVFAGVATMLAVQGVGFTSAWEIAQAGTSPATGTDLVDELLASDGLEGSAWTVSIVVVALSLGGLLERTGTLAALAHGLERFIHSVAGLTVATGVSAFAMNGLAGQQYMSIVIPSMTFQGVYEEFGLESRNLSRAVEAAGTTTSVLIPWNAGGAFMTATLGVSPLAYAPYYFLGFLSPAILFVMGLTGWGISYVDGIEADAGIGAEPTVGDD
- a CDS encoding type 1 glutamine amidotransferase domain-containing protein, with protein sequence MKALIVTTDGFEDSELTYPYYRLQEAGIDVALATPDGESVTGKIGEEMDADLAISEASEDEYDLLVVPGGNAPEDLRLEAEEAITLVQEFDDSGKPIASVCHGAQLLISADVLEGREATGFWAIQVDMKNAGATFVDEECVVDDNLITARYPADLPAWLSGLFEQLDEVEAQPVAAD
- a CDS encoding GNAT family N-acetyltransferase, producing the protein MFPERLETERLSLVRFGHDTVDLQKLYRVLSADETERVAQFMPWDRHATIEETYEFVERIERRWNDHDRATYAIRPREGEPRAGEFAGNAILDLDWRRRTARPGAWLRKPFWGRGYAGEQTAALLELAFDGLDLELVAFTHNVDNENARRSIERIIERFGGQRDGVLRNWTPYRGEVADVYRYTITETQYREAVGRK
- a CDS encoding C-terminal binding protein is translated as MTHRIVVSDAKAEESDLEIHREVLSRVDAEVVASELRTEEEVREAATDATALIVDTRTPVTAAVLEENDGLQVVGRAGIGVDNVAIDAAKEAGVTVVNAPTYCLDEVATHALSLLLACLRSLPSYDREVRKGGWDWRAGEPAVRLREATLGLAGFGRIPRRLATMVQGFGCELLVHDPYIPDGEIATYNAESVEFDALLERSDLLSVHLPLTDDTEGTFDREAFERMPDHAILANTARGGVIDEADLANALEAGEIEAAGLDVLCEEPPEESPLLERDDVLFSPHAGWYSESAREDLAREVAGDVARVLAGEEPRNPVTDDW
- a CDS encoding class I SAM-dependent methyltransferase; this encodes MQPDDVRRDWAERSGKFSPAYYARIGPNEVSETLANVLEHYVDDAAAILEVGCGSGRHLAYLRERGFGNLTGIDINDESFDVMVEQYPGLADSGTFHADAVEELVSEFDDGAFDVVYSVETLQHIHPDDEWVFDELARVTGDLLVTAENEGNSPERGRGDAAVSYVDGEFPLYHRHWKRVFADRGLVQLIREPTSRDTIRVFRAP
- a CDS encoding amidohydrolase; this encodes MSTTGDHLIELRRDLHRHPEPAWREFYTTCRIVEELERIGVTDIYVGREAIDPDERMAVPDSSELVEWFARAREAGAKEDVLDRLDGGYTGCVAVLRQGEGPTVGLRVDIDGLLREESRADEHAPVAEGFRSEHEGAMHACGHDGHATIGLGVLEAIKESDFEGTLKVFFQPGEEMIAGGRAIAKSSHLADVDYLLALHLGLDHPTGEVVAGIDGFLAVAHLHVEFSGEPAHAGAAPNEGENAVQAMATAVGNLYAIPRHQDGATRVNAGQVGGGTASNIVPESAYIEAEVRGETTELMEYMRERAERVLHGAAEMHGCEVEIETRGRAPSARSDAQLAEIVSAVAGGVEGVDSVLDRDTLGGSEDATYLMREVQRNGGYAAYVGIGTDHPGGHHTATFDVDERSIPIGIDVISGAIREIAATRPE
- a CDS encoding uS10/mL48 family ribosomal protein, whose product is MTFVTKLTLQSGDRAVLDDVVSSISTFVERKGAELKGPHPKPPRTLGVPQYKRTTGEGDGFSSWRYTVYTRTLEIVGHDDVARQVAQRSLPDGVHIEVELEQIRPMGSA